Part of the Candidatus Chlorohelix allophototropha genome, CGCTAGGGTTAGCCTACTTGCTAATCACAAAGTCGGGGGATTGTGGCACACTTGCTACTATGTTAATATTCCGGGAAGCTGGTTTGGAGATAAATGCTTTGCTTTCTAGGAAGTATACATATGTCAGATTATCCCTATTCCCTTCCAACGCATGAACCACAACCCGAAGAAAATCAAGAACAAGCCACCCCGGCAGCAGCGGCGGTTGCGGGTGAAGCGCCATTAATTAGCTACGCCCTTGAATCATTTAGCTTGAATAAGCGTTACCCACATCGCACAGAGAATGCGCTTACCGATTTGAATCTGCAAATACCTGAAGGACAGGTATATGGGCTGATTGGGGCTAACGGTGCGGGTAAAACCACCTTTCTCAAAATATGCGCTACCTTGCTTGCTCCGACTTCCGGTGATGTAAAGATTATGGGTATCTCCATAAAGCGCGAGCCTGACAAGGTGCGTCGGCTGATTGGTTATGTGCCGGATGAATTTGGGCTTTATACTGAAATGCAGGTAGGCGAGTATCTTGAGTTTTTCGCTTCCTGTTATGGTTTGCATGGCAAGAAGCGCACTCGGTTGGTGAACGAACTTTTGCAACTGGTTGATCTGGCAGACAAGCGGAAAGAGCCTTTACTCGGTATGTCGCGTGGCATGAAACAGCGTCTTTGTCTGGCGCATTCGTTGCTACATGACCCCAAGGTATTGTTGCTGGATGAGCCTGCCAGTGGGGTTGATCCTCGCGCTCGTTTCGAGTTACGCGAGTTAGTGCGTGAATTGAGTCGGATGGGCAAAACAGTAGTAGTCAGCAGCCATGTTCTGGCAGACCTTGAGGATGTGTGTCACAGCATTGCAATTATTCAGCGTGGGAAAGTGGTAGCGAACGGCACTACTCCAGAGGTAGCCGATTCATTTGGCGGTTCGGCGCTACGCACCGTCACGTTGCGCGTGCTAACCAGGCTAGATTTGTTACGCGCCCAAGAAGCCGCCCATAACTTTATGCAGACGGTTAGCGAGAGTATTGTAGTGGATGAAGAAGCCCGACGCTTGGAAGTGGATATAGAGGGCAATGAAGCCTCCTGTGCCGATTTTCTCTCTTACTTAAATCGGGTGGGCGTAAACGTAGCCTCTTTCGGGCAAAAGGCAGCGCGTCTAGAGGAATATTTTCTTCGGGAGGAATCAATCTGATGAGTGTAGTAACCAGAGGCTTATCCGGTTTGTTTCGTCTTAACCCGGTCACTTTACGAGAGATGAAAGCGCGTATGCGCAGCCCTCGCGCCTTTTTGTTGATTGGTCTCTACCTAATGGGATTGGCTATTCTCATCTTTCTGGTTTATATCCAATCCGGGGGCGGTTCTTCTTATAGTTATGGTGGTTCTTCCCAGTTTACCTATGGCCCAACCCGCAGTTTTGAAATTGGGCAGAATCTTTTTATCACCATCTTTCTGTATCTTTCTCTGGTAATTGCGCTTATCTCGCCCGCTTTAACGGGCAGCGCCATCAGCCGTGAAATAGAGGCGCGCACATACGAGCTATTGCTGGTAACATCCTTGAAACGCCGCGCTCTGATTTATAGCAAATATTTTTCTGCCTTATTCTATGTGATATTGTTAGTTTTGCTTTCGCTACCCTTAGCCTGTTTGATTTTTACGTTTGGTGGCGTTGATTCTGGAGAACTACTAGCAGGTTATGCGGTGGTGTTGGTTTCTGCCGCGGCTTATTGTGCAATTGGCGCATTTTTTTCAAGTTTGATCAAACAAACGAGCGCGGCTGTATTGGCTAGTTACATTCTAGTTGCCTTATTGATTTTAGGTAGTCAACTTGTAAGCAGTAGCATTGTAGGGGCTATCAATAGCGACACCAGTAGGTTTCCACCGGGTGCGCCTCGCCCCGACCCACGTATTGACCCCGCTTTTGATTTACCCCGCCGCCTTTTGGTTTTGAATCCTATGGCTTCAATCGGTTCAATCCTTACTTCGAGTGCGCCCCTTCGCTTTAACAATAACGATGACCTAAAATTCTTTCCATCCAGCCAATTATTCGGCGGTAGCCCTAACTCCTATTTCCGAAACACGCCCGGACAACAAAATGCCGCCGCTAATGCGGTTGCTCGTATGCCGGTATTTCCCAATGGCTGGTCACTATGGGAGGGTTACGTGTTGGTTTATTCCGGTATAACTGCCCTTTTTCTGGTTCTTAGCTCAACCTTTGTAAAAAGTGGTAGACTCGAACGTGGCTTCCGCTTATTCTCCCGCAAGGAAAAGCCGGAACGTAAGAAAAAGCAGAAAAAAGAAAAGGCTATCACTACTTCCGCCTGAATTGGCTTACAACCCAGAAAACTTAGGGTGTCTCGCTATCGGTGCGTTCGTTCTCTACCCATCATTTCCCGGCTCTTTTGCGGGCTTCCTGCCAGAGCGTTTCCAGTTCGGGCAGTTCCATTTTGTGACCGTCCAAATTGCGTTCATGCAATAGCTTTTCCCACTCGGTGAAACGCTTGCGAAATTTCAAATTGGCAAGGCGCAAGGCTTCCTCTGCATCCACCTTTAGGTCACGGGCAGCCGCACACATTACCATGAACACGTCGCCGATTTCCTCGACTAATTCCTCATGGTTGGTGGTGTGGCGCACCTCCTCAATTTCTTCTACCAGTTTGTCTAGCACCTGATCTAGATTGCGCCAGACGAAACCAAGACTGGCGGCTTTGCGCTGCAAGTTTTGCGCTTGTAACAGCGCGGGCATTTCGTGTGGTACGCCCCCTAGCACCGATTGCTCTTCTTCGCTTTTTCCCGCCCGTTCAATTTTTTTGAGCTGTTCCCAGTTATGCACCACTTCTTCTGCGCCATTTACGTTGGTTACTCCGAATACATGGGGATGGCGATGAATCATCTTGAGGGAAAGCTCACGCATTACCTCGCGAATATCGTACTCGCCTTCGTCCGCCCCGATTTGGGCGTGGAGTACCACCTGCAAAAGCAAATCACCGAACTCCTCTACCAATTTCTCCGGCGCTTCGTCCAGCGCATGAATCACTTCGTAGGTTTCTTCTATTAGGTAGCGTTTCAAGCTGGTGTGGGTTTGCTCACGATCCCAAGGACAGCCTCCCGGTCCGCGTAGTCGCGCCAGAATATATTGCACATTGGCGAAACTGCCTGTTGCTTCAAGAATCGGCAAAGGTGGCACATACACACAGGTTAGGTGGTCAGTCCATTCGGGGTGTCGGTCTAGCTCAAAGAGGGGAATATCCAACCGCGCTTGTTCACCCGGCACACCTGCCCCCCGTAGCAGTGTAACCTGATGCCCATCGGGATAATCTTCCATAAGCGCCAGTTTAACTGCACTGGCAAGCCGTTGGTTATACACCTGTCCCACCAGCAACGGGCGCAAAATCGGTAACTCTAGCCCCTTCTCGCGGGGCAGATGACTTTCAGGACGTGCCGCCAGTTCCAGCGCATCCAGAATCGTCAGGCTATCCTGTAAAGGGTCAAGCGTCAGCACATCAAGCGCGGGTTCGATAAAGCTCAAGCCATCCACGATTTCAATTGCTATCCCTGCCTCGCGCGCTTTTGCCAACAGACGGGTTACGCTACTTTCGCCCACTAATGGATGACCCGGTACGGCATAAGCTATCGGTTTTGCGCTCTCTTTTGCTATTGCCAACAGCCTATCGACAATCGCTCCATAAACCGCCTCGAAGCTCTCGAATCGGTCGTAATAATCATCAAACGACTCTAGCTTAACTTCGGGTGGCAAATGCGAAACGGTGGGATGTTTGGCAGTGCGTAGCCAGACCGTTCCGGCTTCGCGCATAGCTCTTAACGCGCCAAACGTTAGATGATCGGGATTGCCGGGACCCAACCCAATAACTATGATTTTAACGGTTGGAGGATTTTCCATTTTACTTTACATAACCTATTTGTTGATAGTTGCCCACGTGAGCAAGGCGTTAAATGTAGGCACAAGCGCAAGACACAATACAATACTGCTCCCAAGCTGGAAGAAGCGCAAAAAACCTATTCCATCTTCGTTCATTTGTTTGAAACCGACACCAAAGCCTTGTGCCGCCAGCCATAACATCGTGATAGCAAGTGTGGCGCTGGCAATGAAATTACCCCAATCGGCAGCGCGTCCGCTTGTTGTTATAGCGAAACCCGTCCCTACCAACGCCGCTATACTCGCCAACGCCAGAATAACCAGATTAACCCTGCGTCCTAATTTGCCCATTTCCGGCACTCGCAGCAGACGGTAAGTGAATATACCCACGAATACCAATCCGGCAATTCCTAACGCTCCGGCAAAGATTAAGAATAAAGTATCGTTCATCGGATTATCTATTTATGGCTAAAACTCAAGATATCCAGCCGCTTCCTGCGCAATTTTTAGTGCATCTGCGACAGTTCCACCCGGCGCAAGGGCAGTGATATGCCCCATCTTGCGCCCCGGTCGCGAATCCTTTTTACCGTAGATGTGGATATTTGCGCCGGGTACTGCCAGTGCCTTCTCCATGCCCTTTGCCGAGACCGGCGCATTATTTGTGCCTAAAAGATTAACCATT contains:
- a CDS encoding ABC transporter ATP-binding protein: MSDYPYSLPTHEPQPEENQEQATPAAAAVAGEAPLISYALESFSLNKRYPHRTENALTDLNLQIPEGQVYGLIGANGAGKTTFLKICATLLAPTSGDVKIMGISIKREPDKVRRLIGYVPDEFGLYTEMQVGEYLEFFASCYGLHGKKRTRLVNELLQLVDLADKRKEPLLGMSRGMKQRLCLAHSLLHDPKVLLLDEPASGVDPRARFELRELVRELSRMGKTVVVSSHVLADLEDVCHSIAIIQRGKVVANGTTPEVADSFGGSALRTVTLRVLTRLDLLRAQEAAHNFMQTVSESIVVDEEARRLEVDIEGNEASCADFLSYLNRVGVNVASFGQKAARLEEYFLREESI
- a CDS encoding ABC transporter permease — translated: MSVVTRGLSGLFRLNPVTLREMKARMRSPRAFLLIGLYLMGLAILIFLVYIQSGGGSSYSYGGSSQFTYGPTRSFEIGQNLFITIFLYLSLVIALISPALTGSAISREIEARTYELLLVTSLKRRALIYSKYFSALFYVILLVLLSLPLACLIFTFGGVDSGELLAGYAVVLVSAAAYCAIGAFFSSLIKQTSAAVLASYILVALLILGSQLVSSSIVGAINSDTSRFPPGAPRPDPRIDPAFDLPRRLLVLNPMASIGSILTSSAPLRFNNNDDLKFFPSSQLFGGSPNSYFRNTPGQQNAAANAVARMPVFPNGWSLWEGYVLVYSGITALFLVLSSTFVKSGRLERGFRLFSRKEKPERKKKQKKEKAITTSA
- the mazG gene encoding nucleoside triphosphate pyrophosphohydrolase, with product MENPPTVKIIVIGLGPGNPDHLTFGALRAMREAGTVWLRTAKHPTVSHLPPEVKLESFDDYYDRFESFEAVYGAIVDRLLAIAKESAKPIAYAVPGHPLVGESSVTRLLAKAREAGIAIEIVDGLSFIEPALDVLTLDPLQDSLTILDALELAARPESHLPREKGLELPILRPLLVGQVYNQRLASAVKLALMEDYPDGHQVTLLRGAGVPGEQARLDIPLFELDRHPEWTDHLTCVYVPPLPILEATGSFANVQYILARLRGPGGCPWDREQTHTSLKRYLIEETYEVIHALDEAPEKLVEEFGDLLLQVVLHAQIGADEGEYDIREVMRELSLKMIHRHPHVFGVTNVNGAEEVVHNWEQLKKIERAGKSEEEQSVLGGVPHEMPALLQAQNLQRKAASLGFVWRNLDQVLDKLVEEIEEVRHTTNHEELVEEIGDVFMVMCAAARDLKVDAEEALRLANLKFRKRFTEWEKLLHERNLDGHKMELPELETLWQEARKRAGK